Proteins found in one Rhodovulum sp. MB263 genomic segment:
- the rpsU gene encoding 30S ribosomal protein S21, which produces MQVSVRDNNVDQALRALKKKLQREGVFREMKLKQHFEKPSEKKAREKAEAVRRARKLARKKAQREGLL; this is translated from the coding sequence ATGCAGGTCAGCGTTCGCGACAACAATGTCGACCAGGCGCTTCGGGCTCTGAAGAAGAAACTTCAGCGCGAAGGCGTGTTCCGCGAAATGAAGCTCAAGCAGCATTTCGAGAAACCGTCCGAGAAGAAGGCGCGCGAGAAGGCGGAAGCCGTCCGCCGTGCGCGCAAACTGGCGCGGAAGAAGGCCCAGCGCGAAGGTCTTCTCTAA
- a CDS encoding Lrp/AsnC family transcriptional regulator encodes MALDETDLRLLRVLQKQGRISNAELSERVNLSASACHRRVQRLEEGGFIRDYVALLDARKMGRRTTVFVEITLSGQADETLAAFEKAVARVPDVLECHLMAGNADYLLKVAAEDSEDFARIHRRYLTRLPGVARMQSSFALRTVFKTTALPL; translated from the coding sequence ATGGCGCTGGACGAGACCGATCTTCGATTGCTGCGGGTCCTGCAGAAGCAGGGCCGGATTTCGAATGCCGAGCTGAGCGAACGGGTGAACCTTTCGGCCTCGGCCTGTCACCGCCGGGTGCAGCGGCTGGAGGAGGGCGGCTTCATCCGCGACTATGTCGCGCTGCTCGATGCCCGCAAGATGGGGCGCCGAACCACCGTCTTTGTCGAGATCACGCTGTCGGGGCAGGCCGACGAGACGCTGGCCGCCTTCGAGAAGGCGGTGGCGCGGGTGCCCGATGTGCTGGAATGCCACCTGATGGCGGGGAATGCGGATTACCTGCTGAAGGTGGCCGCCGAGGACAGCGAGGATTTCGCCCGCATCCACCGGCGCTACCTGACCCGGCTGCCCGGCGTGGCGCGGATGCAATCCTCCTTTGCGCTGCGGACGGTGTTCAAGACCACCGCGCTGCCGCTATAG
- the nudC gene encoding NAD(+) diphosphatase, giving the protein MRLAEQVTFGGGGLDRAAHRRGDAAWLAGAWPGAQVLPLWRGKPLFGPEGLGWVPSAHPLLDGRRAEAVFLGLSGGSARFALDLSDWVPAEMPETLGLFRDPSEQRHPEFPEDLSFRELRGGMTALAPVEAELAATAKGLFDWHRGHGFCARCGQPSRPAEAGWQRHCPGCGAPHFPRTDPVVIMLVRRGNRVLLGRSPGWPEGMFSLLAGFVEPGETVEAAVRREVAEETGVRIGQVGYLASQPWPFPASLMLGCWAEAETDRITPDPAEIDDARWVSREEMLGVLAGERTDMLPPRPGAIAGFLIRMWLADRLD; this is encoded by the coding sequence ATGCGTCTTGCCGAACAGGTGACATTCGGAGGGGGCGGGCTTGACCGTGCCGCCCATCGGCGCGGCGATGCCGCCTGGCTTGCCGGGGCCTGGCCCGGGGCGCAGGTTCTGCCGCTCTGGCGCGGCAAGCCGCTGTTCGGCCCGGAGGGGCTGGGCTGGGTGCCTTCGGCGCATCCGCTTCTGGACGGGCGGCGCGCGGAGGCTGTCTTTCTGGGGCTGTCCGGTGGGAGCGCGAGATTCGCGCTCGACCTGTCGGACTGGGTGCCTGCCGAGATGCCCGAAACGCTGGGGCTGTTTCGCGACCCGTCCGAACAGCGCCATCCCGAGTTTCCCGAGGATCTGAGCTTCCGCGAGCTGCGGGGCGGGATGACGGCGCTTGCGCCGGTCGAGGCCGAACTGGCCGCCACCGCCAAGGGCCTGTTCGACTGGCATCGCGGGCATGGTTTCTGCGCGCGCTGCGGTCAGCCGAGCCGGCCGGCCGAGGCGGGCTGGCAGCGGCATTGCCCGGGCTGCGGCGCGCCGCATTTCCCGCGCACCGATCCGGTGGTCATCATGCTGGTCCGGCGCGGCAACAGGGTCTTGCTGGGGCGGTCGCCGGGCTGGCCCGAGGGCATGTTCTCGCTGCTGGCTGGCTTTGTCGAACCGGGCGAGACGGTCGAGGCGGCGGTGCGACGCGAAGTGGCGGAGGAAACCGGTGTCAGGATCGGGCAGGTGGGGTATCTTGCAAGCCAGCCCTGGCCGTTTCCCGCCTCGCTGATGCTGGGCTGCTGGGCCGAGGCCGAGACCGACCGGATCACGCCCGATCCGGCCGAGATCGACGACGCCCGCTGGGTCAGCCGCGAGGAGATGCTGGGGGTGCTGGCGGGCGAACGGACCGACATGCTGCCGCCCCGGCCGGGGGCGATTGCCGGTTTCCTGATCCGGATGTGGCTGGCCGACCGGCTGGACTGA
- the ald gene encoding alanine dehydrogenase, which produces MHIGCPREIKPQEFRVGLTPDAAREARAHGHAVLVETGAGLGAGFEDADYIAAGAEIAATAEEVFTRAELVVKVKEPLAEERRHLREGQVLFTYLHLAPDPAQTRDLLASGVTAIAYETVTDDRGGLPLLAPMSEVAGRLAPQMGAWALQKANGGRGVLMGGVPGIGPAEVLVIGGGVVGTHAARIAAGMGAHVTVLDKSLPRLRQLDEIFGGRVTTRHSSAATLAALLDRADMVVGAVLIPGATAPRLVSRTDLARMKPGAVLVDVAIDQGGCFETSRPTTHDDPVFEVDGIQHYCVANMPGAVPRSATLALGNATMPFLLALADKGWREACTDDAHLLAGLSVHAGHLTCYAVGKAQGIDVLSPHLALKA; this is translated from the coding sequence ATGCATATCGGATGCCCCAGAGAGATCAAACCCCAGGAATTCCGCGTCGGCCTGACGCCCGATGCCGCCCGCGAAGCCAGGGCGCATGGCCATGCCGTTCTGGTCGAGACCGGTGCCGGGCTCGGCGCGGGCTTCGAGGATGCCGATTACATCGCGGCCGGCGCCGAGATCGCGGCGACCGCCGAAGAGGTCTTCACGCGCGCCGAACTGGTGGTGAAGGTCAAGGAGCCGCTTGCCGAGGAACGCCGGCACCTGCGCGAGGGACAGGTCCTGTTCACCTATCTGCATCTCGCGCCCGACCCCGCCCAGACCCGCGATCTGCTCGCCAGCGGCGTCACCGCCATCGCCTATGAGACAGTGACCGACGACCGCGGCGGGCTGCCCCTGCTGGCGCCGATGTCCGAGGTCGCGGGACGGCTCGCGCCGCAGATGGGGGCCTGGGCGCTGCAGAAGGCCAATGGCGGGCGCGGCGTGCTGATGGGCGGCGTGCCCGGCATCGGTCCGGCCGAGGTGCTGGTCATCGGCGGCGGCGTGGTCGGCACCCATGCGGCGCGGATTGCGGCCGGGATGGGCGCCCATGTCACCGTGCTCGACAAGTCGCTGCCCCGGCTGCGCCAGCTCGACGAGATCTTCGGCGGCCGGGTGACGACCCGGCATTCATCGGCAGCCACGCTGGCCGCGCTTCTGGACCGGGCCGACATGGTCGTGGGCGCAGTGCTGATCCCCGGGGCGACGGCGCCCAGGCTGGTAAGCCGGACCGATCTGGCGCGGATGAAGCCCGGCGCGGTGCTGGTCGATGTGGCAATCGATCAGGGCGGCTGCTTCGAGACCTCGCGCCCGACCACCCATGACGATCCGGTTTTCGAGGTCGACGGCATCCAGCATTACTGCGTGGCCAACATGCCCGGCGCGGTGCCGCGCAGCGCGACGCTGGCGCTGGGCAATGCAACCATGCCGTTTCTGCTGGCTCTGGCCGACAAGGGATGGCGCGAGGCCTGCACCGACGATGCCCATCTGCTGGCCGGGCTCAGCGTCCATGCCGGGCATCTGACCTGTTATGCGGTCGGAAAGGCACAGGGCATCGACGTGCTGTCGCCGCATCTGGCGCTGAAAGCCTGA
- a CDS encoding NAD(P)H-quinone oxidoreductase — protein sequence MMLPAVMRAVEIAEPGGPEVLRPTERPVPVPQPGEVLIRLAYAGVNRPDALQRAGSYAPPPQASDLPGLEGAGEVVALGEGVTGLAPGDKVCALLPGGGYADYVATPAAHALPVPEGMGLKQAACLPETFFTVWSNVFMRGGLRAGERFLVHGGSSGIGTTAIQLAAVFGARVFATAGNPAKCAACRALGAERAIDYRAEDFVEVLKSEGGADLILDMVGGDYLPRNVRALADEGRLVQIAFLQGPKVTLNFAHVMMRRLSITGSTLRPQSDLAKARIAAELREKVWPLLASGRVAPVMDSEFDLAEAALAHARMEQSAHIGKIVLKIA from the coding sequence ATGATGCTGCCCGCCGTGATGCGGGCGGTCGAGATCGCCGAGCCCGGCGGCCCCGAGGTGCTGCGCCCGACCGAGCGCCCGGTGCCGGTGCCGCAGCCGGGCGAGGTGCTGATCCGGCTGGCCTATGCCGGGGTCAACCGGCCCGACGCGCTGCAACGCGCGGGCTCCTATGCGCCGCCGCCGCAGGCTTCGGATCTGCCCGGTCTGGAAGGGGCGGGCGAGGTCGTGGCGCTGGGCGAGGGGGTGACGGGGCTTGCACCCGGCGACAAGGTCTGCGCGCTGCTGCCGGGCGGGGGCTATGCCGATTATGTCGCGACGCCCGCGGCCCATGCGCTGCCGGTGCCCGAGGGGATGGGGCTGAAACAGGCCGCCTGCCTGCCCGAGACCTTCTTCACCGTCTGGTCGAATGTCTTCATGCGCGGCGGGCTGAGGGCGGGCGAGCGGTTTCTCGTCCATGGCGGCTCGTCCGGGATCGGCACCACCGCGATCCAGCTTGCCGCTGTCTTCGGGGCGCGGGTCTTCGCCACCGCCGGTAACCCGGCGAAATGCGCGGCCTGCCGCGCGCTGGGCGCGGAACGGGCGATCGACTACCGGGCCGAGGATTTCGTCGAGGTGCTGAAATCCGAGGGTGGGGCCGATCTGATTCTCGACATGGTCGGGGGCGACTATCTGCCGCGCAATGTACGGGCGCTGGCCGATGAGGGCCGTCTGGTGCAGATCGCCTTTTTGCAGGGACCCAAGGTCACGCTCAACTTCGCCCATGTGATGATGCGGCGGCTGAGCATCACCGGATCGACCCTGCGCCCGCAATCGGATCTTGCCAAGGCCCGGATCGCCGCCGAGCTGCGCGAAAAGGTCTGGCCGCTTCTGGCCTCTGGCCGCGTCGCCCCGGTGATGGACAGCGAATTCGACTTGGCCGAGGCCGCGCTTGCCCATGCCCGGATGGAGCAGAGCGCGCATATCGGCAAGATCGTCCTGAAGATCGCCTGA
- a CDS encoding SRPBCC family protein, producing MSCQEDISAPIEQVFARLTDFARFERAIETRGGDVARHEGAPEGPGPGLAWTIRLHFHGAHREIEAELTDYAPPSALRLGAASSGLGAEGIVELAALAEGLTRLSVAIDLGPRTLGGRVLMQTLKLARGKLAEEMEAGLARLARRIEAEAAG from the coding sequence TTGAGCTGCCAAGAAGACATTTCGGCACCGATCGAGCAGGTGTTTGCCCGCCTGACGGATTTCGCCCGCTTCGAGCGGGCCATCGAGACCCGCGGCGGCGATGTTGCCCGCCATGAGGGCGCGCCCGAGGGTCCGGGGCCGGGCCTTGCCTGGACGATCCGGCTTCACTTTCATGGCGCGCATCGCGAGATCGAGGCCGAGCTGACCGATTACGCGCCGCCCAGCGCGCTGCGTCTCGGCGCGGCCTCGAGCGGGCTTGGCGCCGAGGGGATCGTCGAGCTTGCGGCCCTGGCCGAGGGGCTGACCCGGCTGAGCGTCGCCATCGATCTCGGGCCGAGGACGCTGGGCGGGCGGGTGCTGATGCAGACGCTGAAACTTGCCCGCGGCAAACTGGCCGAGGAGATGGAGGCAGGGCTGGCCCGGCTCGCCCGCCGGATCGAGGCCGAGGCGGCGGGTTGA
- a CDS encoding DUF1013 domain-containing protein, with the protein MNKPIMAKATAVWLVDNTTLSFRQIADFCGLHELEVQGIADGDVAGGVRGFDPVANNQLDQSEIDKAEKDPLYKLRLKFNPAAVGEEKRRGPRYTPLSKRQDRPASILWLVKFHPELSDGQIAKLVGTTKPTIQSIRERTHWNISNIQPIDPVALGLCKQSELDSAVQKAARKRAAEGDLMTDDERRKLVSTEQSLEMGTEPRLPTAISGLETFSLTRPDPDEEEDRSVPDADSFFNLPDRDDEEDEDDDDPRR; encoded by the coding sequence ATGAACAAACCGATCATGGCCAAGGCCACTGCTGTCTGGCTGGTCGACAACACGACGCTGAGCTTCCGGCAGATTGCCGATTTCTGCGGCTTGCACGAGCTTGAAGTGCAAGGCATCGCCGATGGCGACGTGGCGGGCGGCGTGCGCGGCTTCGACCCGGTCGCGAATAATCAGCTCGACCAGTCCGAAATCGACAAGGCCGAGAAGGACCCGCTTTACAAGCTGCGGCTCAAGTTCAACCCGGCTGCGGTCGGCGAGGAAAAGCGTCGCGGCCCGCGCTATACGCCGCTGTCCAAGCGGCAGGACCGTCCGGCCTCGATCCTGTGGCTGGTGAAGTTCCACCCCGAGCTCAGCGATGGCCAGATCGCCAAGCTGGTTGGCACCACCAAGCCGACGATCCAGTCGATCCGCGAGCGCACCCACTGGAACATCTCGAACATCCAGCCGATCGATCCGGTGGCGCTGGGCCTCTGCAAGCAGTCCGAGCTTGACTCGGCGGTGCAGAAAGCCGCCCGCAAACGGGCCGCCGAGGGCGATCTGATGACCGATGACGAGCGCCGCAAGCTGGTCTCGACCGAGCAGTCGCTGGAGATGGGCACCGAGCCGCGGCTGCCGACCGCGATTTCCGGGCTCGAGACCTTCTCGCTGACGCGTCCGGATCCCGACGAGGAAGAGGACCGCTCGGTGCCGGATGCCGACAGCTTCTTCAACCTGCCCGACCGCGACGACGAGGAAGACGAGGACGACGACGATCCGCGCCGCTGA
- a CDS encoding class II aldolase/adducin family protein, translated as MNDEKDKRAAIVAACRRMNTVGLNQGTSGNISVRHGSGLLITPSSIPYDVLGSDDIVFLEMDGTAHGTRRPSSEWRFHLDILRSRTYLNAVVHAHAPYCTMLAILHKPIPAVHYMVAAAGGGDIRCAPYATFGTQALSDLVLEALEGRKACLMAHHGMIAAEANLDKAMWLAVEVEALARQYHGALTIAPPPVLSETELAEAIAQFSGGYGQGEPKEA; from the coding sequence ATGAACGACGAGAAGGACAAGCGCGCGGCGATCGTCGCGGCCTGCCGCCGGATGAATACGGTCGGGCTGAACCAGGGGACGTCGGGCAATATCAGTGTCCGCCACGGGTCGGGACTGCTGATCACGCCGAGCTCGATCCCCTATGACGTGCTGGGGTCCGATGACATCGTCTTCCTGGAGATGGACGGCACCGCCCATGGCACGCGCAGGCCCTCCTCGGAATGGCGCTTCCATCTCGATATCCTGCGCAGCCGCACCTATCTGAATGCGGTGGTGCATGCCCATGCGCCCTATTGCACGATGCTGGCCATTCTGCACAAGCCAATCCCGGCGGTGCATTACATGGTGGCGGCGGCGGGCGGTGGCGACATTCGCTGCGCGCCTTATGCGACCTTCGGGACCCAGGCGCTGTCCGATCTGGTGCTGGAGGCGCTCGAGGGGCGCAAGGCCTGTCTGATGGCGCATCACGGCATGATCGCGGCCGAGGCCAATCTCGACAAGGCGATGTGGCTGGCCGTGGAGGTCGAGGCCCTGGCCCGGCAATATCACGGCGCGCTCACGATCGCCCCCCCGCCGGTGCTGAGCGAGACCGAACTGGCCGAGGCGATTGCGCAATTCTCGGGCGGTTATGGTCAGGGCGAACCGAAAGAGGCGTGA
- a CDS encoding bifunctional 2',3'-cyclic-nucleotide 2'-phosphodiesterase/3'-nucleotidase, whose amino-acid sequence MIAPHTFSVPPAADRVHLRLLETSDLHVHVFPYDYYTDRPVDTAGLARTATLIGALRRDAPNALLFDNGDFLQGNPMGDYIAHERGLRPGELHPVIAAMNTIGYDAATLGNHDFNYGLEFLLNAIAEAQFPVVSANLLPGPLAPPGLTRLPRHALLERSVTDGAGRRHRLRIGVIGFLPPQIAIWDRRHLEGRAEGGDIVSAARELVPRMRRDGADLVVALAHSGIGEPTHVARQENACLPLARIEGIDAILSGHQHQALPGPDFAGIAGVDSETGSIHGKPAVMPGFWGSHLGVIDLLLEPAAAGWRVAEHRSALHPIASRRTDRSAGPAAPRVPSDPAVLAAAARAHAETLAYTRRPVGRTEIPLHSYFALVAEDASVKIVADAQRWYVAKKLKGTRHEGLPLLSAAAPFKAGGHGGPDYYTDVPAGDIAIRNVADLYLYPNMVRALRVSGAHLRGWLERSAGIFNRIQPGSADQLLLDPDFPCYNFDVIDGLEYRIDLSQPPRYGPHGRLLNPRASRIAGLTWNGSRVTDGMEFVIATNSFRAGGGGGFPGTGPGTVILEAPDTNRDVIVRYIAERGSVAPRTVPTWRFADMPGTSVLFDTGPAARRHLGTLDRLALSPAGTSPDGFARFRISL is encoded by the coding sequence TTGATCGCGCCGCACACCTTCTCTGTTCCTCCCGCCGCCGATCGCGTGCATCTGCGGCTGCTGGAGACGTCCGACCTGCATGTGCATGTCTTTCCCTATGACTACTATACGGACCGGCCCGTCGACACGGCCGGTCTGGCGCGTACCGCGACGCTGATTGGCGCGCTGCGCCGCGACGCCCCCAATGCGCTTCTGTTCGACAATGGCGATTTCCTGCAAGGCAATCCGATGGGCGATTACATCGCCCATGAGCGCGGCCTGCGGCCGGGCGAGCTGCATCCCGTGATCGCGGCCATGAACACGATCGGCTACGATGCCGCGACGCTTGGCAATCACGACTTCAATTACGGGCTCGAGTTTCTCCTGAACGCCATCGCCGAGGCGCAATTCCCGGTGGTCTCGGCCAATCTGCTGCCCGGCCCGCTGGCCCCGCCCGGTCTGACCCGCCTGCCGCGTCATGCCCTGCTCGAGCGAAGCGTGACAGATGGCGCTGGCCGCAGGCACCGGCTTCGGATCGGCGTGATCGGATTTCTGCCGCCGCAGATCGCGATCTGGGACCGCAGGCATCTGGAAGGCCGGGCCGAGGGCGGCGACATCGTCTCTGCCGCGCGCGAGCTGGTGCCGCGGATGCGGCGCGACGGGGCCGATCTGGTGGTGGCGCTGGCCCATTCGGGCATCGGCGAGCCAACGCATGTCGCCCGTCAGGAAAATGCCTGTCTGCCGCTGGCCCGCATCGAGGGCATCGACGCGATCCTGAGCGGGCATCAGCATCAGGCCCTTCCCGGCCCGGATTTCGCGGGCATCGCCGGTGTCGACAGCGAGACCGGATCGATTCACGGCAAGCCCGCCGTGATGCCCGGCTTCTGGGGCTCGCATCTCGGCGTGATCGACCTTCTTCTCGAACCTGCAGCCGCGGGATGGCGCGTGGCCGAGCATCGCAGCGCGCTTCATCCCATCGCCAGCCGCCGGACCGACCGCAGCGCCGGGCCCGCCGCCCCCCGGGTCCCCAGCGACCCGGCCGTGCTGGCCGCCGCCGCGCGCGCCCATGCCGAAACCCTGGCCTATACCCGCCGCCCGGTCGGCCGGACCGAGATCCCCCTGCACAGCTATTTCGCGCTGGTGGCCGAGGATGCCTCGGTCAAGATCGTCGCCGATGCCCAGCGCTGGTATGTCGCCAAGAAGCTGAAGGGCACCCGTCATGAGGGTCTGCCGCTTCTGTCGGCGGCGGCGCCCTTCAAGGCCGGCGGCCATGGCGGCCCCGATTACTACACCGATGTGCCTGCGGGCGATATCGCGATCCGCAATGTCGCCGATCTCTACCTCTATCCCAACATGGTCCGCGCCCTGCGGGTGAGCGGGGCACACTTGCGCGGCTGGCTCGAGCGCTCTGCCGGGATCTTCAACCGCATCCAGCCCGGCTCTGCCGACCAGCTTCTGCTCGACCCCGACTTTCCCTGCTACAATTTCGACGTGATCGACGGGCTGGAATACCGGATCGATCTCAGCCAGCCGCCGCGATACGGCCCGCATGGCCGTTTGCTGAACCCGCGCGCATCGCGCATCGCCGGACTTACCTGGAACGGCAGCAGGGTCACGGACGGCATGGAATTCGTGATTGCTACCAACAGCTTCCGCGCCGGCGGCGGAGGCGGGTTTCCGGGCACCGGCCCCGGGACCGTCATCCTCGAGGCGCCCGACACCAATCGCGACGTGATCGTGCGCTATATCGCCGAGCGGGGCAGCGTGGCGCCGCGGACGGTTCCCACCTGGCGCTTTGCCGACATGCCCGGCACCAGCGTGCTGTTCGATACCGGCCCCGCCGCGCGCCGCCATCTCGGCACGCTAGACCGGCTTGCGCTGAGCCCGGCGGGCACAAGCCCCGACGGTTTCGCCCGGTTCCGGATCAGCCTGTGA
- a CDS encoding ribonuclease T, with amino-acid sequence MRCLAILLLSATLARAEEDVAGRFDYYLLSLSWAPSWCAAGEATGEASGEASRSASRQSPHCAPGGGAGWVLHGLWPQYERGWPSHCRSTEADPSRRQIARLARLTGSSRAAWHQWKKHGRCSGLSAGDYVAAAGRANAAVSRPLAFGRLTAPVRLPAGVVEEAFLQANPGLLPDMLTVTCKAGRIQEVRICLTKELKPRLCAPDTVEDCNLRDALMPPPR; translated from the coding sequence ATGCGCTGTCTGGCCATACTGCTCCTGTCTGCGACCCTGGCCCGCGCCGAGGAGGACGTGGCCGGGCGTTTCGATTATTACCTGCTGTCGCTGAGCTGGGCACCAAGCTGGTGCGCGGCCGGGGAAGCCACCGGGGAAGCCTCTGGGGAAGCTTCCCGGAGCGCATCGCGGCAAAGCCCGCATTGCGCGCCGGGCGGCGGCGCGGGCTGGGTTCTGCACGGGCTCTGGCCGCAATACGAACGCGGCTGGCCAAGCCATTGCCGCAGCACAGAGGCCGATCCGTCGCGCCGCCAGATCGCGCGCCTGGCCCGGCTGACCGGCAGCTCCCGCGCCGCCTGGCATCAATGGAAAAAGCACGGGCGCTGCTCGGGTCTCTCGGCGGGCGACTATGTCGCTGCGGCAGGCCGGGCCAATGCCGCCGTGTCGCGTCCTTTGGCCTTTGGCAGGCTGACCGCCCCGGTCAGGCTTCCGGCCGGGGTGGTGGAAGAGGCCTTCCTGCAGGCCAATCCGGGCCTTCTGCCCGACATGCTGACCGTGACCTGCAAGGCCGGACGCATCCAGGAGGTCAGGATCTGCCTGACCAAAGAGCTGAAACCCCGGCTTTGCGCCCCGGACACGGTCGAGGATTGCAACCTGCGCGACGCGCTGATGCCGCCGCCGCGCTGA
- a CDS encoding cytochrome c family protein: protein MLKKVSFTKLLGSASGALLVFALVDRAGGLYFSNPGLDKPAYVVIEEEPATPAEPEQELTFEERMAQADAAAGKRVFNQCKSCHRVEEGANAVGPSLYGVVGRPVHSAEGFSYSDAFAGLEGSWTAERIDAFITSPRDVVPGTAMTFAGLKDPQDRANVIAYLESVVE, encoded by the coding sequence ATGCTGAAGAAGGTGAGCTTCACGAAGCTTCTGGGCTCGGCCTCGGGGGCTCTCTTGGTGTTCGCGCTCGTCGATCGCGCGGGCGGACTTTATTTCTCGAATCCCGGGCTGGACAAGCCGGCCTATGTGGTGATCGAGGAAGAGCCCGCGACCCCGGCCGAACCGGAGCAGGAGCTGACCTTCGAAGAGCGGATGGCCCAGGCCGACGCGGCCGCGGGCAAGCGCGTCTTCAACCAGTGCAAGTCCTGCCACCGTGTCGAAGAGGGCGCGAATGCGGTCGGACCGTCGCTTTACGGCGTGGTCGGGCGTCCGGTCCATAGCGCCGAGGGCTTCTCTTATTCCGACGCCTTCGCCGGGCTCGAGGGCAGCTGGACGGCCGAGCGTATCGACGCCTTCATCACCTCGCCGCGCGATGTGGTTCCGGGCACCGCGATGACCTTTGCCGGGCTCAAGGATCCGCAGGACCGCGCCAATGTGATCGCCTATCTCGAATCCGTGGTCGAGTAG
- a CDS encoding prephenate dehydratase encodes MSSRIAFQGEPGAYSHQACHDARPDMEALPCRTFEDVIEAVRSGAAEMAMLPVENSTYGRVADIHQLLPDSGLHIVGEAFVRVHINLLAVPGAALADIRRAMSHTVLLGQCRDFLQAHDIHRVTAADTAGSARQVAEAGDPTVAALAGDLAAEIYGLDVLARHIEDHDKNTTRFLLMSRAPDRSRRGDLGMMTTFVFRVRNIPAALYKAMGGFATNGVNMTKLESYMVDGSFTATQFYADIEGHPDDPHVARALEELDYFTSHVDILGVYPADRKRS; translated from the coding sequence ATGAGCAGTCGTATCGCGTTTCAGGGTGAGCCTGGGGCCTATTCGCATCAGGCCTGCCACGATGCCCGTCCCGACATGGAGGCGCTGCCCTGCCGCACCTTCGAGGACGTGATCGAGGCGGTGCGCAGCGGCGCGGCCGAAATGGCGATGCTGCCGGTCGAGAACTCGACCTATGGGCGGGTCGCCGACATCCACCAGCTGCTGCCGGATTCGGGGCTGCATATCGTCGGCGAGGCCTTCGTGCGGGTTCATATCAACCTGCTGGCAGTGCCGGGCGCGGCGCTGGCGGATATTCGCCGCGCGATGAGCCATACCGTGCTTCTGGGCCAGTGCCGCGACTTCCTGCAGGCGCATGACATCCACCGCGTGACCGCGGCCGACACCGCGGGTTCGGCCCGTCAGGTGGCCGAGGCGGGCGATCCCACGGTCGCGGCGCTGGCGGGCGATCTGGCGGCCGAGATCTACGGGCTCGACGTTCTGGCCCGCCATATCGAGGATCACGACAAGAACACCACGCGCTTCCTGCTGATGTCGCGCGCGCCCGACCGCAGCCGCCGGGGCGATCTGGGCATGATGACCACCTTCGTCTTCCGGGTGCGCAACATTCCCGCCGCGCTTTACAAGGCGATGGGGGGCTTCGCGACCAATGGCGTCAACATGACCAAGCTGGAAAGCTACATGGTCGACGGCTCCTTCACCGCCACCCAGTTCTACGCCGATATCGAGGGCCATCCCGACGATCCTCATGTCGCCCGCGCGCTCGAGGAGCTCGACTACTTCACCTCGCATGTCGACATCCTGGGCGTCTATCCGGCCGACCGCAAACGCAGCTGA
- a CDS encoding COQ9 family protein: MTDTPRGMDTITQELLDAALIHVPFDGWSEAAFRAAVAESGVDPALARAACPRGAVDLAVAYHLRGDDEMVRRLTETDLSAMRFRDRVALAVRCRLDAAEDKEAVRRGATLFALPLHAAEGSRLVWGTADRIWTALGDSSEDVNWYTKRASLAAVYGATVLYWLGDESPDHAETSAFLDRRIGDVMQVEKVKAQVNKSPLLKPFLLGPNWLARQIRPPQGPRRKGGLPGALGARVTGRT; encoded by the coding sequence ATGACCGACACGCCCCGAGGCATGGACACCATCACCCAGGAGCTTCTGGATGCCGCGCTGATCCACGTTCCGTTCGATGGCTGGAGCGAGGCTGCCTTCCGCGCCGCGGTCGCCGAGTCCGGCGTCGATCCGGCCCTGGCACGGGCCGCCTGCCCGCGCGGCGCGGTCGATCTGGCGGTGGCCTATCATCTGCGCGGCGACGATGAGATGGTGCGCCGCCTGACCGAAACCGATCTGTCGGCGATGCGCTTCCGCGACCGGGTGGCACTGGCGGTGCGCTGCCGGCTGGACGCGGCCGAGGACAAGGAAGCGGTACGCCGGGGCGCCACGCTCTTTGCGCTGCCGCTTCATGCCGCCGAGGGCTCGCGCCTCGTCTGGGGCACCGCCGACCGGATCTGGACGGCGCTCGGCGACAGCTCGGAGGATGTCAACTGGTACACCAAGCGTGCCTCGCTGGCGGCGGTCTATGGCGCGACCGTGCTGTACTGGCTGGGCGATGAAAGCCCCGATCATGCCGAGACAAGCGCCTTCCTCGACCGCCGCATCGGCGATGTGATGCAGGTCGAGAAGGTCAAGGCGCAGGTCAACAAGTCGCCCCTTCTCAAGCCCTTCCTGCTGGGGCCGAACTGGCTTGCCCGCCAGATCCGCCCGCCACAGGGGCCGAGGCGCAAGGGCGGGCTTCCCGGCGCGCTGGGTGCGCGCGTGACGGGGCGCACATGA